In Polaromonas sp. JS666, one genomic interval encodes:
- a CDS encoding replication-associated recombination protein A yields MAPKVDPQMQAPLAERLRPKSLGEVIGQQHLLGEGMPLRIAFESGQPHSCILWGPPGVGKTTLARLMASSFDAHFITISAVLGGVKDIREAVEQASIWQGQGGRRTIVFVDEVHRFNKSQQDAFLPHVESGLFTFIGATTENPSFEVNSALLSRAVVYVLQPLVEADLKRIVVKVLEERALPAIESIADAAVDRLVAYADGDARRLLNTLESLGVAARSEKITVVTDAWLLKVLGERLRRYDKGGEQFYDTISALHKSVRGSDPDAALYWFMRMLDGGAEPRYMARRLIRMASEDIGLADPRALRLALDAAEVYERLGSPEGELALAQCVIYLAVAPKSNAVYKAFNEAKAFIRKDGTRPVPLHLRNAPTRLMKELDYGKDYRYAHDEEDGFAAGENYFPEGLRAPDWYRPVNRGLEIRISDKLNELKLKNNQKN; encoded by the coding sequence ATGGCTCCCAAGGTAGACCCACAGATGCAGGCGCCGTTGGCGGAACGGCTCCGTCCGAAGAGCCTGGGCGAGGTCATTGGCCAGCAGCATCTGCTGGGCGAAGGCATGCCGCTGCGCATTGCCTTTGAGTCCGGCCAGCCGCACAGCTGCATCCTCTGGGGGCCGCCTGGCGTTGGCAAGACCACGCTTGCCCGGCTGATGGCCAGCAGTTTCGATGCGCATTTCATCACCATTTCCGCCGTGCTCGGCGGTGTCAAGGACATTCGCGAAGCGGTGGAACAGGCGAGCATCTGGCAGGGGCAGGGCGGCCGGCGCACCATCGTGTTTGTCGATGAGGTGCACCGTTTCAACAAAAGCCAGCAGGACGCCTTCCTGCCGCACGTGGAAAGCGGCCTTTTCACTTTTATTGGCGCCACCACGGAGAACCCGTCGTTCGAGGTGAACTCCGCCCTGCTGTCGCGCGCGGTGGTTTACGTGCTGCAGCCGCTCGTCGAGGCCGACCTCAAGAGGATCGTGGTCAAGGTCCTTGAAGAACGGGCGCTTCCAGCTATCGAAAGCATAGCGGATGCGGCGGTGGACCGGCTCGTGGCCTATGCCGACGGCGACGCCCGGCGGCTGCTCAATACGCTGGAATCCCTTGGGGTGGCGGCGCGCAGCGAGAAAATCACAGTAGTGACCGATGCCTGGCTGCTGAAAGTGCTGGGCGAACGCCTGCGTCGCTACGACAAGGGCGGCGAGCAGTTCTACGACACCATCTCCGCGCTGCACAAATCCGTGCGGGGTTCCGACCCCGACGCCGCACTCTACTGGTTCATGCGCATGCTCGATGGTGGTGCCGAACCGCGTTACATGGCGCGCCGGCTGATTCGCATGGCCAGCGAAGACATCGGGCTGGCCGACCCGCGCGCCCTCCGGCTGGCGCTGGATGCGGCGGAGGTCTATGAACGCCTCGGATCACCCGAAGGCGAACTGGCCCTGGCCCAATGCGTGATCTACCTGGCGGTGGCGCCCAAGTCCAATGCCGTTTACAAGGCCTTCAACGAGGCCAAGGCTTTTATCCGCAAGGACGGCACCCGTCCCGTGCCGCTGCATTTGCGCAATGCGCCGACCAGGCTCATGAAAGAGCTCGATTATGGGAAAGACTACCGCTACGCCCATGATGAGGAGGACGGTTTTGCTGCCGGCGAGAATTATTTCCCCGAGGGGCTGCGTGCGCCCGACTGGTACCGGCCCGTCAACCGCGGCCTGGAGATCAGGATTTCTGATAAGTTGAATGAGTTGAAACTGAAGAACAATCAGAAAAACTAA
- the lolA gene encoding outer membrane lipoprotein chaperone LolA: MISMAASAQTTGVTGLDSLENFIKTTKSGRASFTQVVTSPAKEGQTAKTKTSSGSFEFLRPNRFKFIYKKPFEQSIVADGQTLWLHDVDLNQVTSRKLAQVLNGTPAAVVAAAADLKGLEADFRLTPLPDKGGLQWVQAVPKTREGQLQSIQVGFRSTDKGSELAALEILDSFGQKSVMTFSQFEINPVLSPASFQFKPPSGADVIRQ; this comes from the coding sequence ATGATTTCAATGGCTGCAAGCGCTCAAACCACGGGAGTCACCGGCCTTGATAGTCTCGAGAATTTCATCAAGACCACGAAAAGCGGGCGCGCCAGCTTCACCCAGGTGGTAACCAGTCCGGCCAAGGAGGGGCAAACGGCCAAGACCAAGACCTCCAGCGGCAGCTTTGAGTTCCTGCGGCCCAACCGCTTCAAGTTCATCTACAAAAAGCCCTTTGAGCAAAGCATCGTCGCCGATGGCCAGACGCTGTGGCTGCATGACGTGGACCTGAACCAGGTCACGTCCCGCAAGCTGGCGCAGGTGCTGAACGGCACGCCGGCCGCGGTGGTGGCTGCCGCGGCCGACCTCAAGGGCCTGGAAGCGGATTTCCGTTTGACGCCGCTGCCCGACAAAGGCGGGCTGCAGTGGGTGCAGGCCGTGCCGAAAACCCGCGAAGGCCAGCTTCAAAGCATCCAGGTGGGATTCAGGTCCACGGACAAGGGGAGCGAGCTCGCAGCGCTGGAAATTCTGGACAGCTTTGGCCAGAAGTCGGTGATGACTTTCAGCCAGTTTGAGATCAATCCCGTGCTGAGCCCGGCCAGCTTCCAGTTCAAGCCGCCGTCCGGTGCCGACGTGATCCGTCAGTAG